The genomic stretch AATGCCTAATTTTGTGCTCTCGAAAAATGAGGTAGAAAAAGTGATTATTATCCCGTTAAAAGACTTACTGGACGATAGGAATAAAACAAGTCAGGTATTGTACCGACAGGAGCAAAAAATTATTGCCCCGGGGTACAAGATCGGAGAAAATTTCATTTGGGGAGCCACGGCCATGATAATCGCAGAACTGGAAGCCATGATTAAAAACGAACAATAACGACTGAACGCAAGATGAAGAACAAACTTTGTATATACATTCTCTTCCTGTTACTCGGCTGCATGGCTTGTAACTTTTCCACCACACAGGAAAAATACAAAACACTTGGCAGCGAAACATGGGAACGAGACAGCAATTACAAATTCGAATTCGACATCACGCAACCCGGCAATTACCATGTCAGCACCTGCATCCGTCACTCTACCGACTACAAACAAAGAAATATCAGTTGCTACTTGATCATCCGACATCAAGGAGCAGAAGTTGATAAAGAGAATTCAGACATTATTATTGTCGACAATAACGGCAGGTGGGTCGGTCAAGGACTCTCGGGACTAAAAACAGTCGTACAACCGATTGAACGGATTTTCCATTTTGACTCCACGGGCATTTATACCGTGGAAATCAAACACCGGATGAAAGATAAACAACTGAAAGGGATTAAAAATATAGGAATTAAAATAAAATCCATAACTTATTATGGCGAAGAATAAACTGGCGAAATTTGCCGAAATGGAAACCTTGGAAAACGTGTTCCAACCCACCCATGAAGAAGTATTCCGCACGGATTACAAGTTAAAGGGAAAATGGGGAGAACAAGTTTTCGGCAATGACCACCCGATCGTTTTAGAAGTGGGATGCGGCAAAGGGGAGTACTCCGTGGGATTAGGCGAACTTTATCCTGAAAAGAATTTTATCGGATTGGACATCAAAGGAGCTCGCATGTGGACAGGCGCGAAAACGGCAAAAGAAAAAGGCATGAAAAACGTTGTTTTCCTACGTACACATGCGGAAGAACTGGAATCTATTTTCGCACCCGGAGAAGTTTCCGAAATTTGGATTACCTTTCCCGACCCTCAAATGGCAAAAGCCCGCAAACGACTCACGGGAACCCGTTTTCTCTCCCTGTACCGAAAGTTTCTGAAGGAAGACGGCCTTATCCATTTGAAAACAGACAGCCCTTTCCTCTATCAATACACGGCAGAACTGGTCAAGGCGAACCACCTCCCCGTGAACGTCAACACGGATGATCTTTACGGGGTTGGATTGGATGATAAGATTTTAGGTATCAAAACCTTTTACGAACGGCAGTGGCTGTCACGAGGTAAAACCATTAAATACATCC from Butyricimonas virosa encodes the following:
- a CDS encoding gliding motility lipoprotein GldH, which gives rise to MKNKLCIYILFLLLGCMACNFSTTQEKYKTLGSETWERDSNYKFEFDITQPGNYHVSTCIRHSTDYKQRNISCYLIIRHQGAEVDKENSDIIIVDNNGRWVGQGLSGLKTVVQPIERIFHFDSTGIYTVEIKHRMKDKQLKGIKNIGIKIKSITYYGEE
- the trmB gene encoding tRNA (guanosine(46)-N7)-methyltransferase TrmB, whose protein sequence is MAKNKLAKFAEMETLENVFQPTHEEVFRTDYKLKGKWGEQVFGNDHPIVLEVGCGKGEYSVGLGELYPEKNFIGLDIKGARMWTGAKTAKEKGMKNVVFLRTHAEELESIFAPGEVSEIWITFPDPQMAKARKRLTGTRFLSLYRKFLKEDGLIHLKTDSPFLYQYTAELVKANHLPVNVNTDDLYGVGLDDKILGIKTFYERQWLSRGKTIKYIQFSLAGSFQLMEPEIDIEKDDYHSETQFMTR